The Chloroflexi bacterium ADurb.Bin180 genome segment TGGCCAGGGCGGCACGGATTCCCGACCGCAGGACGACCTCGGCGATACCACTAAAGCCGTAGCGTTCGGCGAGCAGGGACTCGACAAATGCCGTTGTACCCGATTTGAGCATCTCGAGGATGCACAGCTCGGCGCTGGCGCGGCCATCCTCTTCGGTGTAGTTTCCCTGCAGAACCCAGACCCGCTTGCCGAGCCACTCGAGGAGCTCCATGTCGTCGGCGCAGCCGCGAATCATCGCCTGCGCCAGGTGTACGTGCGTGTTGACCAGGCCAGGGGTGACTACCTTGCCTTTGAGATCTATGCGCTGCTCCAGTGGAAAGCGCTCGCGCAAGGTGGCTGTCTTGTCGATGGCGGCAAAGCGGCCATCCCTGACCACCATCGCCCCATCGCCAATGATGCGTCGCTCAGCATCAACCGTAATCAGCAGACCATGTTCATAGATCATGTGTCCCCCGGAAAAGCCATTTGACAGGGCAACCTTGCAACCTATAATCGCCCTATGTTCTCTCTGAACCGCTTAAGCGCCTTGCTCATTATAGTCACGCTGGGCCTGGTGAGCTTTTTTGCCGTGCCATGGCCATCGAGGACAATGCTCATCGCCGGTCAGGACGTGAGTGTCTCCGGTAAGCTACTGGTCGCGGCCGCTGTTCTGGGATTGGTGGCATGCGGCACACAGGCTCTGGCGAGCTCGAGCGAGTGCGATAACCCCTGGTGCATGCCTGCGGCAAGTGGTCTGTGGATTCTGCCAACCCTCCTGTCTGCTCTGGCGCTGGTGGCACTCAATCGCTCGCTTATGGCTGGTGCGCAATTCCTTATCTGCTCAGCCACGGCAGCAACCCTGGTCATGTTACTCCTGGCGGAGCAACGCAGGGTGGATGCACACTCACGGCTGCGGTTGGCGTCGCGGACAGTCCTGGAGGTAGCAGCCTTCTTGCTGATGGCACTGGTGATGACCACGTTGAAAACAGAGCAAGTATCAGGGCCGTTCTTGGCTGGAGCAGCGGCGGCCGGTGGTGCGGCCCTGGCTTATGTAGTGCTGAGTGGCGACCTGCACCGCCCATTGCGCATTAGTGTGTGTGCGGTTGTATCGGGACTGGTTGTGGCAGTTGTTGCCCTGGGCTTGTCCCAGGTGGTTAAGACGCCGGTTGCCTATGGTCTCGTGCTGACAGTGGCCCTCTATGTATCTATTGGCTTGTTGAGAGGATACCTGCGGGGGCAACTGCGCAAGGTCATAGTCATTGAGTACCTGATAGTAGCAGGCATCGCACTGCTCATTGTCCTGCTGTCTGTGCACTAGCCGGGGCCAGGTTGGCCCAGGTGGCGGTCAGAACCCGAGTTCCCTGATACGTTGCTCCGTCAGGCCAAAGTGATGGCCGAGCTCGTGAACCACGGTGCGCCGGACCTGACGACGAATGCCTGCCGCGTCCGCGAAGGCGCGCTCCAAGGGGCCGCGATAGATTACGATGCGATCCGGTGTGACCAGGTTATAATGCGTACCCCGCCTAGGCAGCGGCACCCCTTGATAGAGACCGAATAGCTGCCACGGTTCGTCAACACCCGCTAGGTGCATCTCCTCGCTGCTGGGCCAAATGGCAGTAGTAACCACTACATTGTTCAGGTGCTCCTGGATTTCTGCGGGCAGGCCCATCAGGGCCTCGCCGACCAGCGCGCTGAACTCATCGTCGTTCATGGTGCGCTATACCCAGGAAAGGTCGCGGGCCAATGCGGCTCGTAGACCATCGTGAACCGCGGGAATACTGGCAAAGGTCCACTGGTCGTGTGCCAGCCAGCGGTAGAGAAGCAGACAGCGTATTCTCTGATGCATTGGGTCGCGGTTCCACCGGTCGATTTCATCGTAGGCGGCCTGAATCCAACCCTGATTGCTGTGTGACCAGGGCTCGTCCTGGTTGGTCTCCGTTATGTACACCGGTAGGCCCTTCAGACTGAGAGGGATGGCCTCCATGAACTGCCGATAACTGCGGAACTCGTAGTAGCGGTCACGGAAGGGCGGATCCATCCTCTCCAGCGAAGTCACCTTGGCCGGGTCGGCACCGTGGGTGTACGTGTGCAGCGCAATACCGTCGCAGCGTCCATCGAGCGCTGTCAGGACATCCACAAAGTACTGGATCCAGTCTCCTCTTTCGTTGCCTGGGTACTGCGCAGAAGCATTCCATGGGGCCACTGCAGCCACGATGACCTGGTCTGCTCCGTGCCCGGGTCGGCGATGGATCTGGGTGTAGCAGCGCCGGAAGCACGAGGCGTACATCTCGGGCGTGATCATCTGGCCTTCTGGTCCTCCTGGCCATTCGTTGGGGTGGTTGGTCTCATTGCCGATGATCCACAAGTGGCAACCGCTGGAATTCTCAACAAAGTTACCACAACGCATGGCAAATTCAAGATAGGCGCGTTCATCAGGGTCGCATAGAGGTATGGTACCGGGAAAGGCCCCCTGTGTGGGAGTGCTGTAGCCATGGTTTAAGCGCACCATGAGGCCATAGCCGGCGTCCTGCAGGTATCGATAGTCCTTGCCGCTCGTGTCGTGAGGGTCTCTACCTACTTCCTCGGTAACCAAAACCCAACCCTTGCGGCCCGAGTCACCCATCAGCGCCTCGCCGCCGGGGTCGTGTATACCGTAGAGATAGCGCGATTCGCCGGCGGGCACGGGAACAGGAAGGATTGGCTCCGGAATGCTAAGCCTCATCCCTACGCGGATCAACGAGGGGTTGGCAATACCGTTGAAATGGGCGATGACCCAGTATTTCCTGGCATTGTTGTAGTAGCGCCGTGCCAACGCGCTGAGAGTGTCGCCGTAGCGAACGATGTAGGTGAGAACGTTGGTGGGCCAATTACCGGTCCACTGGGCTACTAGCTCGTAGAGCCACGTGCCCATCGTGGTGCCTTCGAAGGCAGCCTTGGCCTTGAAGCGGCGGCACAAATCCTCATCGAGCTCAATGTCGATGGGGATCATGGTCAAATCCGATTCGGGAGGCGCGACCAGCGGCAACAGCGTAAAGGGAGCGATGCCCGGCTCGGGGATGGTGAGCTGCTGACCCGGGACCACAACGTCAGAAGCCAAATCATTAAAGTAGGCGATTGCCAAAAAGGCTGCGGGGTTGCCGTAATAGAGGCTGGCGATGTCCCGCAGGCTCTCCCCTGGGCGCACAGTATGGACCAACGTATTGTTGCCCCAGCCCGCCACCCAGCGACTGATCTCCTCAGCGAGAATACCAGTCGCGGTATGGTCGATGAAAGCCAAACGCGACAGGAAGCGGCGTAGAAGCGTCTGGTCCAGTTCGACACGGATTTTGAGCAAGGCCATAATCGTACCCCTATCTTACCCCGCAAAGGTCACTGGCGGTCAGAGTAGCTCCCCGGCCAGAAGAAACACCAGGGGCCATTGCCCGCGACAAGTGCTTGCCGTAGGGACGTGTGCGCAGCACAATGGGCATTGGAACAGCGTGGCTCATGATCAGGCTCTGCTGGTGCGGATTCGGGCTGTCCAAAGCAGCGCGCAACACACTGCGAGAGCTGACGCCGCTCAAGACTGCCTCAATGTCCCATTCTGCCGTAAGCTTGCAGCAAGTCGGGAGGCCTGCCTGCCACACCAGCTCAATGCCAATGCTACTCGGATGCTCCTCAATTGCCAACAACGGGCCCCCGCGACGGTGATGAGCAACGAGCGTAGCACTTCAGGCTGGCCCGATACCTGGCATTAGCTGATCTCAGCTTCATGAAGCTGGCGGACACGTTGGACGAAAGCAAGCGAGAAGCAAACCGTCTGGAACATGACTATGCCGCCTGGCAGGGTCACGTCAGACTCTTTGGTGTGACTCGGGCCGATGATGAACAAAAGGGCGCTCTCCCTGGACAGGGCCGAGGTTTCTTTGGCAAGATCTCAGAGGAAAAGCCGCGACGAGTTGACCGGGGCTAGACCTCTGATTATGCTGAGAAACGAACGTGAGAAGTAGCGCAGGCATTGCCACGCGCCGAGCTAGAGGCAAACGCTCGAGTCATCCCGACTCTACCCAGAGAGCGCCTCCGCGCCAGAGCTTTGGCCATTCGAGCAGACTGTCGTGAAACCGAACTACCGGTCAATCCAGACATTACGCACTATGCAGAGGGGTGTCCAATGGCTGAGTCCATGCATGCGGATGTTCTTGTTGTAGGCGCGGGACCCACCGGTTCGTACCTGGGGTGGAAACTGGCTGAGGCCGGTTGTGATGTGCTCCTCCTGGAAGCGCTGCCTCTAGAAAAGGTAGGTGCTCACATCGAAGTCATTCATCTAGACAAGATTCGCTTCGATGAGTTTGATATCCCCCATCCTCTCCCACCCGAGCTGCTGCACCTGGTGTCTGCCAACAAAGTATGGTCCATTGATGGCAGTGAGCACTTTCGAGTGGAATACCCCTTCTACGTCACCAATATGCCTGCCTTTGTGCAGCGGCTGCACGACTATGTTCGCCACGCAGGTGGAAGGGTTATCGAGAGTGCCCGTGTAGGAGATGTGATCATCGATCGTGGCTTCTGCCGTGGCGTTCGCGGTACCCGTAGGGGCAGACCCTTTGAAGCACGCGCAAGAGTCACTGTTGATGCATCGGGGATCGCTGGTGCTGTACGAACGCGTCTGCCAGATGACTTTGGTGTCGAGAACTGTCCTGTTCCTCCAGAGCAGACTTATTATTGTGCCTTGGAACTACGGGATGAGATACCGGCCGGTTTTCCAACCGACAATAACTCGTTTCTTGGTATGCCGGGATTCTGGAACAAGTCCTATGGAGATGGCGCTATCCTGGGCATTATCGCTCCTGGCAGCAAGGACAATGCCTGGAATGCGCTGACCCAGTGGCGAGAAGCAACTTTTGGCAATCCTGGGAGGCTGGTTGCGAAGCGGGTCGGGTGCTCACCTTATCGCCGTGCTCCGGCCTCCTACGTCGGAAATGGCTTTGCGGCCGTCGGTGATTGTGTCTATCAAAACAAGGCGTTCTCTGGAGAGGGTATCACCAGCGGATTCACGGCCTGCCGGATCGCAGAAAAAGTCATTCGGGAGGCCCTTGCCAAAGACGACGTCAGCCAGAAGGGGCTCTGGGAGTACAACGTACGCTATTCACGGGGGCAGGGGGCAAAATTCGCGGGGGTAATGGTCTTCTTGTTTCCCGTTAATGGTTTGCCGAAGCATGAAGTGGACTACCTGTACCAGCATCAGATCATCTTTTGCCAGAAGGACTATGAATACCTCAACCTCAATTATGAGCTGGACCTGCCGCCAGACAGATGGGAAGCCATCTGTCAGCAATTGAAGAAGGGCGTGCTGGATGGGGCGTTCTCTGAACAAAGTCTGCAGTTGATGAATACTCTGTACGGCTACTCTAACCAGCTCAGAGCGCACTATCTGGCTTACCCTGCAACTCCGGAAGGCTTGCCCGGCTGGAGAACAACTGCGGAACGGCTATGGGGGTACTAGACACTGCTATGGCTGACACTTATCAGATCATCGTCTTGGGCGTCCATGAGATGAGGTATGAGGATCAGGTGACAGCGGCCAGCCTGCAAGGGTTGGCAAACCGCACTCGGCCCTCGATGTATCTTGATTACGGGATCTATGATGATCCCCAGTCTCGGAAAACCAATGAGGAATTCTTATCTGAGGAGCTGTGGAGAGACAAGTTCAGGGAGGCCGTGGGGCCGCAGGACCAGCTCAACCTGGCTGCGTACGGGAGTATCTACCCCCTGGAAAAGCGGGAGATAGGTAGTCTGGAAGAAGCCGTCAGGCATTTCCTGCCCCTCATTAGGGGCCTCGTTGTCTGGGACCCCAAACAGGAAGACAGCATCAACATCGCTGTGATGATGTCGGGCCTTGATAGTGTGCTTCCTGTTAGCCCTGACCACCTCGATTGGGCGGAGCGATTTGGTTTGCCCATCGAACAAGACCTGCGCGGTCGCTGGCCAGACCGTGTAGCGACATACGTCTGGGCGTTGAAGAACCTGTTCTCGCGATGTGCGCCCGGCAAGGTAGCCTGCATCGAACCGGGCTGGCACCGCCCAGAGTTCGTGGACTATGTGGTCAAGGAGAGGATATTCACGTATGCGCTTTCCAGCAAAGGCAGCAGCCAGTCCTTCAAGAGAGGTTTTGATCTCCTATTGCTTTGCCTGGGCGGCCCCGCCTGGTTGAGAAACATCATCTACAATACCGGCCTGTTTCAAAGGTTGAAGCAGATCTTCCTGAAGGCGATGTCGACCGATCCCGAAGTAGGTCTGGTGGTAGCCATTCAGAAAGAGGTTGCGCTGCAGCCAGGAGCGACCATTTTTGGCTGGCACACCGACCGTGACGACGAGTTCTCCTTTATGGCACTACTCAGTGTCAATGGGTTGCGCCTGGTACCAGCGCACTTGGCGGCGAACTTTTCGTTTCACAGTGCATTACCTGCCTCAGTCCCGTTGAAACAAAGGCATGTTCAAGAGTCCGAGGTCGTCCTTGACCAAGAAAAGACATACCTGACCTTTACGTACTCAGATGGTGATCAGTTGATGCTGATGAACACGGCGCAACTGGGCGGGTGGCGCCGTCCCGAGCGCGGCCTGGTGCCCTTCAACTGGGAAATGCAGCCCCTCCTGGCAGAACTTGCGCCCGCTTTGCTGGGTCTCTACTACAATAGTCTAACGCCTAACGACTGCCTTGTGGCCGGGCCGTCCGGAGCAGGCTACATCATTCCACCATTGCACGATAACCTGCCCGACTATCTGGTGCGCTCAGCAGAAACCTGCGAAAAGGCAGATATCAATGTAATCACCTCGTATTACCCCGACCCGCCCGAGAAGGTGATCAAGCAGCACCTCCAGGCCCCGCCAAATATCATCGGTTTCCTGTCGGGGTATTTCTTCTTGCAAGCAAAACCGGTCAGATACGGAGGTGGCAAGGTCTTCTTGTGTAATGCCTGGCCCCACCTCTCACGGGTGCGGGATTCAAGCGAAGAGGTGATGGTAGGGATCAAGTCGTTGGTTGATGTCCCAGCGCGAACTCCGAGGTTCATTGCAGTGCATCTGTTTGCCTATCGCACGACGGTGACGGATGTCTACAACTTGGTTCGAACATTGGACCCCGATCAAGTCCGAGTCGTCCGCGCAGACGAGTTCCTCTTGTTGGCAAAGAAACACTATGCTGGCAAACAGCGCCCTGAATAGAGCGAGGTTTCTTATTTCGATGTCAGACTAGCGGCAGAGGAGAACACAATGACAGCAAGAGTATCGAATCGCACCAAGCTTCTCTACGGCGTCGCTGATTCAGGCATTGCCATGCTGACTTCGATAGTTCAGTTCTTCTTGCTATTCTACTATACCGATGTTGCGCTCCTGGACGCAGGGTTGGTGGGAACTGCGCTTATGGTGGGTAAGCTCACCTGGGATGCTTTCAATGACGTCCTGTTCGGCTATCTTTCTGATCGCACCAAATCGCGTTGGGGCCGCCGGAGGCCATACCTGCTCTTTCTGGCTGTCCCCCTGGCGTTGTCTACCTGGCTGCTGTTCTCCATCCCCGCCAGGATATCAGGTCTTGCTGCGTTCTTGATCGTCTTGTTCACTTTCCTTCTCTTCGATACTTTCCATACTTTCATTGCGATAGCCTATACGGCGATGACACCCGAACTGACCTATGACTATGATGAACGCACTGGCGTCACTACTGTCCGTGAGATATTCACCGTCATTGGCTATATTCTTGGGGCAGCACTGACAACGACCGTTGCCGATGCTTATGCCAAGAATCTTGGGCTATCTCGTCAGGCCAGTTATAGCGCAATGGGGCTGACATTTGGTATCTACGCGGCGGTGGTTGTCCTGATTACTGCTTTTGGCGTAAAGGAAGGCCCCGCTGTGGAGACACATGCGTCCAAGATGCCTGCGGTCAAAGCGTTCATGCAAACATTTCGGAACAAACCCTTTGTTCAGCTGGTCGCCTCGTTTCTCATTACGAATGTCAGTTTCACGCTCCTGACAACCCTATTGCCTTACTACCTCAAATACCAGGTCAATATGGAAGAGCAGATGCCCTTCGTGATGCTGGCGATGTTGGCAACGATTGGCTTATTCCTTTACCCGATGAAGATGATCGCAGACCGAATTGGAAAGGGAAGAGCGTACGCGCTAGGCCTCGCAGTGGCTGCGGCAGCGGTCCTTACGTTGTTCTTCGTTCCGCCAGGTCCTACACCGTATGTGTACGTTGCTGCCTTCATCGCGGGCATGGGCCTTTCGTCACAATGGGTATGCCCGTGGAGTATGATGCCTGACGTAGTTGAGATTGACGAAGCAGCTACCGGGGAGCGCCGTGAAGGCATCTATTACGGCATGTGGAATTTCGTCACAAAATTCGCCAATGCTCTGGCGATCGCAGCAGCGGGCTGGATGCTAACCGGCTTTGGTTATGTGCCCAATGTCGCACAATCCGCGCTCACTTTGCTGGGGATTCGCATCCTTTTCTGCTTGGTGCCAGTGGCCATGTTCATACTGACGATGCCACTGCTGATCAACTATCCCATCACGCGCGAAAGCCACGCCAGGCTGGTTGCCGAGCTACGGAGCAAAATGGCGGCCCAAGAGACAGCAAGCAGCAACAGTCAATAACGCTGTTGGCAGAGCGCATTACTGCGGTGGCTTGGCATGAAACAGCGATCCCCCTGCCGCGGCAAGTAGGGCGTCGCTGGTGCACAGGTGGAGCCAGTGGGCTTGCAGCTAGCGCAGAAGGCGCTCGTCGCCCACTCGCTGCGTCACCCGCTTGTCGTCCAGGTGCTCGAGGAGTGCCTGCGCATACTTGCGGCTGGTGGAAAACATGTCACGTACCTGGGCCAGGGTGATCCGTCCCTCGCGCCGCAGATGAGCGATCACAGCCTGGGTCGTCTCTTCGTAGGTGTCTGCGGCAAAGAGAACCGTATCACTCAGCTTGACCAGTGTGCCCTGTTGAATCAGTGCAGCCAGCACGTCCGAACCGACCTCGGCTTCGCATTCGGCGAACGAAGGGGGAGAGTACGGGTTCTGGGAAAAGACCTTGAGCAACGTGTCTATCTGACGCTGCTGCTCATGGGAGAAGCGCACCTGATGGCTGGTCAGGGCCACAGTGGACTCGGTCTTGGCGAGCACGTTTTCTGATGATGCCCGGTCAACCGCCTCATTAAAGACCCGTGGATTCACGCCCAGACGGCTCTTGAGCTCTTCACGCGGCATGCCCGCTCGCAGTGGATAACGGCTGTGGTATTCGCCCAGCAGTTGAGTGATCCTTTGCAACAGCGATTGCCACCCGGCCGACGAGAGCACATTGGCATTGCCCTGTGTCACAGACTCGGGCGTGAGCGAAGGGTCGAGAGGCAAGGCCGACCGGTCACTCAGCAGTTCGGCAAGGGTCGTCCTGGCCAGCTCTGCACCGAGTGAACTATGAGAGATGAGACTGCCAGCCTCAGTGGGTTGTTCTCGTTCCAGTTCCTGCAACAGCACTTCCGCCGGGCTGCCACGAGCCAGACTCTCTAGGCGGCGGATTGTCTCGGCGTGAAATCGCTTGTGGCGCTGTTGTGGTAGCGCATCGACAATGGACCCACCGGCGAGGGTCAGGCTGGGGGAGGCCTGGCGCAGAATGAATCGGTCCCCTTTGAGCACAGCGACAGGAGAATCAAGCACTAGCTGAGCCCAGGCCTCACCGCCGGGAGCTACTTCGGCGCAGTCCAGTAAACGCACCCGGGCCTCGACCTGGGCAGTGCCGGAGAAAAAGTCCAGCACGGTGTTGTGAGTCAAAGGGCGGGTTGCATCGCGCAGGTAGTGAAGGCGAACATCCAACA includes the following:
- a CDS encoding LysM domain/BON superfamily protein, translating into MALLKIRVELDQTLLRRFLSRLAFIDHTATGILAEEISRWVAGWGNNTLVHTVRPGESLRDIASLYYGNPAAFLAIAYFNDLASDVVVPGQQLTIPEPGIAPFTLLPLVAPPESDLTMIPIDIELDEDLCRRFKAKAAFEGTTMGTWLYELVAQWTGNWPTNVLTYIVRYGDTLSALARRYYNNARKYWVIAHFNGIANPSLIRVGMRLSIPEPILPVPVPAGESRYLYGIHDPGGEALMGDSGRKGWVLVTEEVGRDPHDTSGKDYRYLQDAGYGLMVRLNHGYSTPTQGAFPGTIPLCDPDERAYLEFAMRCGNFVENSSGCHLWIIGNETNHPNEWPGGPEGQMITPEMYASCFRRCYTQIHRRPGHGADQVIVAAVAPWNASAQYPGNERGDWIQYFVDVLTALDGRCDGIALHTYTHGADPAKVTSLERMDPPFRDRYYEFRSYRQFMEAIPLSLKGLPVYITETNQDEPWSHSNQGWIQAAYDEIDRWNRDPMHQRIRCLLLYRWLAHDQWTFASIPAVHDGLRAALARDLSWV
- the selB gene encoding Selenocysteine-specific elongation factor, with the protein product MRVIGTAGHVDHGKSTLVQAITGINPDRLKEEQEREMTIDLGFAWLRLPSGLEASIVDVPGHEDFIKNMLAGVGGIDLALFVVAADEGVMPQTREHLAILDLLQVRDVIVALTKSDLIDDPEWLELVKEDVRKELQGTTLAEARIIPVSARTGQGLSELLQELDRLLQAPSPRMERGHPRLPIDRVFSIAGFGTIVTGTLVDGRLHNGEELEILPGNLKARIRGLQTHKARVETAIPPTRLAVNITGVDKEALRRGDVLATPGWLRATQMLDVRLHYLRDATRPLTHNTVLDFFSGTAQVEARVRLLDCAEVAPGGEAWAQLVLDSPVAVLKGDRFILRQASPSLTLAGGSIVDALPQQRHKRFHAETIRRLESLARGSPAEVLLQELEREQPTEAGSLISHSSLGAELARTTLAELLSDRSALPLDPSLTPESVTQGNANVLSSAGWQSLLQRITQLLGEYHSRYPLRAGMPREELKSRLGVNPRVFNEAVDRASSENVLAKTESTVALTSHQVRFSHEQQRQIDTLLKVFSQNPYSPPSFAECEAEVGSDVLAALIQQGTLVKLSDTVLFAADTYEETTQAVIAHLRREGRITLAQVRDMFSTSRKYAQALLEHLDDKRVTQRVGDERLLR
- a CDS encoding Possibl zinc metallo-peptidase, coding for MNDDEFSALVGEALMGLPAEIQEHLNNVVVTTAIWPSSEEMHLAGVDEPWQLFGLYQGVPLPRRGTHYNLVTPDRIVIYRGPLERAFADAAGIRRQVRRTVVHELGHHFGLTEQRIRELGF
- the yjmB gene encoding putative symporter YjmB, which codes for MTARVSNRTKLLYGVADSGIAMLTSIVQFFLLFYYTDVALLDAGLVGTALMVGKLTWDAFNDVLFGYLSDRTKSRWGRRRPYLLFLAVPLALSTWLLFSIPARISGLAAFLIVLFTFLLFDTFHTFIAIAYTAMTPELTYDYDERTGVTTVREIFTVIGYILGAALTTTVADAYAKNLGLSRQASYSAMGLTFGIYAAVVVLITAFGVKEGPAVETHASKMPAVKAFMQTFRNKPFVQLVASFLITNVSFTLLTTLLPYYLKYQVNMEEQMPFVMLAMLATIGLFLYPMKMIADRIGKGRAYALGLAVAAAAVLTLFFVPPGPTPYVYVAAFIAGMGLSSQWVCPWSMMPDVVEIDEAATGERREGIYYGMWNFVTKFANALAIAAAGWMLTGFGYVPNVAQSALTLLGIRILFCLVPVAMFILTMPLLINYPITRESHARLVAELRSKMAAQETASSNSQ